Below is a genomic region from Flavobacterium ginsengisoli.
CAAATATTAAACCTTTAATGAAAAAACTATTATACAAATTCATATTTTTCAAGCTAATGGGCTGGAAAATAGTAGGTGTAGAAAATGCCGAAGTTAAAAAATGCATACTAATGGTAATGCCTCATACAAGTAATCATGATTTTTATATCGGACTTTTCACTCGCGGAATTTCGGGACTACAGATGAATTGGGTAGGAAAGAAGGAGTTATTTAAATTCCCTTTTGGTTATTATTTTAGAAATGTTGGTGGAGAACCTTTAGATCGCTCTGGCGGATTAAATAAAGTAGATTCTATTGCGACTATTTTTGACAGAAAAGAAATCTTTCGTTTGGCGGTTGCACCAGAAGGAACTAGAAAAGAAGTAAAAGAAATAAAAACGGGATTTTATTTTATAGCGCTTAAAGCGAATGTACCAATTGTTCCGGTAGCTTTTGATTGGGGTAAGAAAGAAGTAAATCTTGGAGCGCCATTTTATCCGACTGGAAATTATGAAGCCGATTTTGAAGTTTTGAAAAAACACTATATTGGTGTTCTAGGAAAAATTCCGCAAAATGGGGTAAAACTATAATTTTTGAGATTTTTTTCAAACGCGTGAGAATCGCGTATTTGAAAATTTTTTGAACAGAGAGTCAAATATGCGCTAAATTTTGCATTATGGTGCATAAGCTTTAAAAGTGCCATTTTTGTAAAATAAAACTATTTTTTCAATTTCATCATCTTCTAAATCAAAGTTTGCATTTTTAGGATTTGGTATTTTTTTTGTTTCCGTTTTTTCTTCTGCATTCACTTTTATAGTAGAAAACAAATCTGTGCTTTGATGTTGATTTTGTAAAATAGGAGCGGAGGTTTGCTGAACTTCCTGAACAGTTTGCTCATTGCTTTTTGGAAAAACTCCTCTTCCAATTAAAATCCAATACAGATCAACATCAGGGAAAACCTCCAGAATTTTCATTACAAAATCTAAACTAGGTTTGTTTCTTCCAGACAAGAGATGAGACATACTAGAACGCTGTACACCAATTTTATCAGCAAAGGCTGATGCATTTAAACCGTAATAATCCAATACGGTTTCGAGTCTTTTAACAAAATCATCGATGTTTACCATTGTAAATTTAGATTTTAATTTTTCGTATTTACAAATGTAAACAAAAACAAGCAATACTCCAATCTTGCTGTTGCAATTTTAAAAGTACTTTAGTTTTATGTTAAATATAAAATTTATATGATAACATATAAGTTATTGAAATTAATATAATTATGTCGTAAAAAGCAAACTAATTAGCTCTATTGAAACCAGTTGAAGCTTTAACTAATAAAAACTTTATAAAACTGTTTACAAATCTAAATTATTAAATACTTCTTTAATTTACAATTGTAAAAATAAAGATATTTACTTTTGTAAACTAATCGAAACACAATGAATTTAGAACAGCTTTTTATACAATACAAAGAAAAGTCCATATCTGGAAGATATCTTACTCTAGACCATATTAAACCGCTTTTGGATAAGTTGAATACAAATGGTCAAGTACAGATTATTGGCACATCTGTTTTAGGCGAACCTATATATAGTTACCAAATCGGAACCGGAAAGACACGTGCTTATTTATGGTCGCAAATGCACGGGAA
It encodes:
- a CDS encoding 1-acyl-sn-glycerol-3-phosphate acyltransferase, translating into MKKLLYKFIFFKLMGWKIVGVENAEVKKCILMVMPHTSNHDFYIGLFTRGISGLQMNWVGKKELFKFPFGYYFRNVGGEPLDRSGGLNKVDSIATIFDRKEIFRLAVAPEGTRKEVKEIKTGFYFIALKANVPIVPVAFDWGKKEVNLGAPFYPTGNYEADFEVLKKHYIGVLGKIPQNGVKL
- a CDS encoding helix-turn-helix domain-containing protein, with the protein product MVNIDDFVKRLETVLDYYGLNASAFADKIGVQRSSMSHLLSGRNKPSLDFVMKILEVFPDVDLYWILIGRGVFPKSNEQTVQEVQQTSAPILQNQHQSTDLFSTIKVNAEEKTETKKIPNPKNANFDLEDDEIEKIVLFYKNGTFKAYAP